The proteins below are encoded in one region of Pangasianodon hypophthalmus isolate fPanHyp1 chromosome 6, fPanHyp1.pri, whole genome shotgun sequence:
- the bcl9l gene encoding B-cell CLL/lymphoma 9-like protein isoform X1, producing MHPENKLTKHGKQVTSGAQSQIPNVNQQEQQGPASNLGSKGTGPGNHGVKTNQISPGLKSVGGMMKTKSKRERSISVDAGEQKDTLAPVLESDVKVEGAIRRKRRCVLEKKQPYSGDEWCSGAETEEEEEKPSSTAHREHVMSCPGQSLSGTVESVSGPGLGCGLGPVLRTDQPPHTSQQVVYVFTTSLANSAAEAVMHGHTDSILLFHQQNVPRTKLDQQCTGVGKLPSLSEQLSSSSTPPMGTPKSQSGTPRPASVGGVIGDHLTGGNTPSSTGQPDSEVTHVHPGATPSHNNCATSHPLGPGGSGPQRVGSQGCGVDGSGIINHPGTGVSPSANPSVLSVHLQGESSQQGGQGSIEGLSKEQLEHRERSLQTLRDIEKLLLRSGAGAGHGDPGGPNSNPNNGSISNNNTDGYQGLEDEENNSGRAGNSCLSDGVPPIRGMKKHEEPLQSIISQTQNLSGPCLDDTLMVRHHTLPPHHHLSSPSGLDMGPVLGPEGLTPEQIAWRKLQEEYYQEKRRRQEMNPHTHPQHFRMMSEMGMPGGPHLMMRGPPPPYHSKPGDQQWGPGPIIGGGMGGNLRMMDMHQEGPRGPRFLGQMQRGPPGGGGYPGSPGSVLPMEGIGSQRSPRPGMGWLDDMAPNMAGVGPFHGCYASGGPGGPSQQMQSGMDRPLTREEMFHIMEKRQLQGLRRLDLEQLSRQQQQSGLGGPRMMDNPGGPGFPNPGMGGGPPSRGDPMEFSSSRTMIGSPIGGGGGPLMRDVVDSPLGGNLNINMNMNLNLHQQQHILAQKLREGPGSEMASPEDNSRIRAAPNGRVGANKVMVHGPDVTLQFPNQGPFPGGQGDGPYLQQSGPEMFRSDQQGTPQIGGNSRLSHMPMNTGHKTDHGQCHPSDLPINVNSIGSPAMPPPHQMKSPPLSQEPSPLMPSPSATGLKSPNQLASTGPPHPPLSATSGAGTPSATPMKSPQIMGSSLGLRSPSGSPGHHKSPAMPVASPRWTASPKTSLASPGGTSNNKGVGNGGSSSTETGISLPPRSSTSTPSSQPPNMPFTSSPDAPPSQNPLSLIMSQMSKYAMPTSIPLYHDAIKTIATSDDEMPTDRLLLPGANIQGNMANHQSTQMLLSSQGSMGPHSSPQSPTGMVLSGNQQLSLDPSGPLLPSPNPIAMPVMMGGGGGHPDGIGPCNMSPMHPPSQMGGFSRMQAPLHSPVGGMGQQYPHPSDDILPSQQMHHLSKGMPNQRPPHPPDSFSSMPIGEGPDLSEVIRPTHTGIPEFDLSRIIPADKPSSTLQYFPKSEAMSQLQQTPHQGHLPHQAPSAQLLKQLSSSGTLQSNTPSSNPHIANLQNMMAEQQLPLQPSHCGLRPGIGMTQGGARSMGPGGVLGPGPICHPGHLMGRTGMSQQQQQHHHQQQAMMANSLLQHQSHMSQGTMTPQQHPHNLIAQQNMMMQAKQRGMPIPGEHFGQQGAVLSPQGPMMGPPHPQSAMIGSQGIRQRGLSLDSPLGYGPGSMANMPF from the exons GGGAGCATGTGATGTCATGCCCTGGCCAGTCTCTCTCAGGCACAGTTGAGTCAGTAAGTGGGCCTGGTTTAGGATGTGGCCTTGGTCCAGTTCTACGTACTGACCAGCCACCTCACACCTCCCAGCAAGTAGTGTATGTCTTCACCACTAGCCTAGCCAACAG TGCTGCAGAGGCAGTGATGCATGGCCATACAGATTCCATCCTCCTGTTTCACCAGCAAAATGTTCCTCGTACCAAATTGGACCAG CAGTGCACTGGTGTTGGAAAGCTCCCCAGCCTATCAGAGCAGCTCAGCTCTAGTAGCACCCCTCCCATGGGAACCCCCAAATCTCAAAGCGGTACACCTCGTCCAGCTTCTGTTGGTGGAGTTATTGGGGATCACCTTACAGGCGGCAATACTCCTTCTTCCACAGGTCAGCCAGACAGCGAGGTAACCCATGTCCATCCGGGGGCCACACCCAGTCACAATAACTGTGCAACGTCTCATCCATTAGGACCTGGAGGCTCAGGGCCACAGCGAGTGGGGTCCCAAGGTTGTGGAGTAGATGGGTCAGGCATTATAAATCATCCTGGTACGGGTGTCTCTCCCAGTGCCAATCCATCAGTGCTGTCTGTGCACCTTCAGGGTGAGTCCAGCCAGCAGGGAGGACAAGGGAGTATTGAAGGACTGTCTAAAGAGCAGCTAGAGCATCGTGAGCGTTCTTTGCAGACGCTTAGGGACATTGAGAAGCTGCTTCTGCGCAGTGGAGCTGGTGCTGGCCATGGAGACCCAGGAGGCCCAAATAGCAATCCCAACAATGGGTCAATTAGCAACAATAATACTGATGGGTACCAAGGGCTTGAGGATGAGGAAAATAATAGTGGGAGGGCTGGCAACAGCTGCCTTTCTGATGGTGTTCCCCCTATCCGTGGAATGAAAAAGCATGAGGAGCCTCTACAATCCATAATTTCACAAACACAGAATCTAAGTGGACCTTGTTTGGATGACACATTGATGGTAAGGCACCACACCTTGCCCCCTCATCACCACCTGTCGTCGCCTTCAGGACTAGACATGGGGCCGGTGCTAGGTCCTGAAGGACTAACACCAGAACAGATAGCTTGGAGGAAGCTGCAGGAGGAATACTATCAGGAGAAGAGGCGGCGACAGGAGAtgaatcctcacacacacccccagcATTTCCGCATGATGTCTGAAATGGGAATGCCAGGGGGGCCACACCTCATGATGAGAGGTCCCCCACCTCCATATCACAGCAAACCTGGAGACCAGCAGTGGGGACCAGGGCCTATAATAGGAGGAGGGATGGGAGGAAATTTAAGGATGATGGACATGCATCAGGAGGGGCCCCGGGGGCCTAGGTTTCTTGGACAGATGCAGCGAGGACCCCCAGGTGGTGGTGGATACCCAGGAAGCCCAGGTAGCGTTTTACCTATGGAAGGGATAGGGTCTCAAAGATCTCCCAGGCCAGGAATGGGTTGGTTGGATGACATGGCACCGAATATGGCTGGAGTAGGTCCGTTTCATGGGTGCTATGCTTCAGGAGGGCCTGGTGGACCCTCTCAGCAAATGCAGAGTGGTATGGATCGCCCCTTAACACGGGAGGAGATGTTTCACATTATGGAGAAACGTCAGCTACAAGGTCTCCGCAGGTTAGATCTGGAGCAGTTATCtaggcagcagcagcagagtgGACTTGGAGGCCCCAGGATGATGGATAACCCCGGTGGACCAGGCTTTCCTAATCCTGGCATGGGAGGAGGTCCACCTTCACGTGGTGATCCAATGGAATTTTCCAGTTCTCGCACTATGATTGGCTCTCCCATTGGTGGTGGAGGTGGCCCTTTAATGAGAGATGTGGTTGACTCTCCTTTAGGTGGAAAcctaaatataaacatgaacatgaacttgAACCTGCATCAGCAGCAACATATATTGGCCCAGAAATTAAGAGAAGGGCCTGGATCAGAGATGGCAAGCCCTGAGGACAACAGCCGTATTAGGGCTGCACCAAATGGCCGGGTTGGTGCTAACAAAGTAATGGTCCATGGACCAGATGTAACACTTCAGTTCCCCAATCAGGGTCCCTTTCCAGGTGGACAAGGGGATGGGCCCTACCTCCAGCAATCAGGTCCTGAGATGTTCCGATCTGATCAGCAGGGTACTCCCCAAATTGGTGGAAACTCAAGGCTTAGCCATATGCCTATGAACACTGGCCATAAAACTGACCATGGTCAATGTCATCCATCTGACCTTCCCATTAATGTCAATTCAATTGGTTCCCCAGCCATGCCCCCACCTCACCAGATGAAGTCGCCTCCCCTTAGCCAGGAACCTTCTCCCCTTATGCCCTCTCCCTCTGCTACAGGCCTGAAATCCCCCAATCAGTTAGCATCCACTGGTCCACCACACCCTCCTCTTTCTGCAACGTCTGGAGCAGGAACACCTTCTGCCACCCCCATGAAGTCCCCACAAATAATGGGATCATCCCTTGGACTCCGGTCACCATCTGGATCCCCTGGACATCACAAATCTCCAGCCATGCCTGTTGCATCTCCAAGGTGGACTGCCTCACCCAAGACTTCCCTGGCCAGCCCTGGGGGGACGTCTAATAATAAGGGAGTAGGTAATGGAGGGAGCAGTTCAACTGAGACAG GTATATCCCTTCCTCCCAGGAGTTCCACCTCAACACCCAGCAGTCAACCTCCCAATATGCCATTCACCTCTTCCCCAGATGCGCCTCCATCCCAGAATCCCCTGTCCCTTATAATGTCTCAGATGTCCAAGTATGCAATGCCCACCTCCATTCCACTCTATCATGATGCCATCAAGACAATAGCCACTTCTGATGATGAGATGCCTACAGATCGATTGCTCCTTCCTGGAGCCAACATTCAAG GAAATATGGCTAATCACCAGTCCACGCAGATGCTCCTGTCCTCTCAAGGCTCAATGGGACCTCACAGTAGCCCTCAAAGCCCCACTGGAATGGTACtttcaggaaatcagcagttatCTCTTGACCCCTCTGGGCCTTTGCTGCCTTCTCCTAACCCCATTGCCATGCCAGTAATGATGGGGGGTGGAGGGGGCCATCCAGATGGGATTGGACCTTGTAACATGTCCCCAATGCATCCTCCAAGTCAGATGGGTGGATTCTCACGCATGCAGGCCCCCCTGCACTCCCCAGTTGGGGGTATGGGGCAGCAGTACCCCCATCCTTCTGATGACATTCTCCCTTCCCAGCAAATGCACCATCTTAGCAAGGGTATGCCCAATCAGCGCCCACCTCACCCACCTGACTCTTTCTCATCCATGCCCATAGGAGAGGGCCCAGACTTGAGTGAGGTGATTAggcccacacacacaggcatccCAGAATTTGACCTGTCTCGAATCATTCCTGCCGACAAGCCCAGCAGTACCCTGCAGTACTTCCCCAAGAGTGAGGCAATGTCACAGCTGCAGCAGACCCCTCACCAAGGGCATCTACCTCATCAGGCTCCTTCAGCACAACTCCTAAAACAGCTTTCTTCATCTGGCACCCTTCAGAGCAACACACCCTCCTCCAACCCTCACATTGCCAATCTACAGAACATGATGGCTGAGCAGCAGCTTCCCCTGCAGCCATCACACTGTGGCTTACGCCCTGGCATAGGCATGACCCAGGGAGGAGCCAGAAGTATGGGCCCAGGTGGTGTGTTGGGGCCTGGGCCGATATGCCATCCAGGTCATCTGATGGGTAGGACAGGTATGtctcagcaacagcagcaacatcaCCACCAGCAGCAGGCCATGATGGCTAACAGCCTCTTACAGCACCAGTCCCATATGTCACAGGGCACGATGACCCCACAGCAACATCCACACAATCTTATAGCTCAGCAGAACATGATGATGCAAGCAAAGCAGAGGGGTATGCCAATTCCTGGGGAGCACTTTGGCCAGCAAGGGGCTGTCCTGTCCCCTCAGGGGCCCATGATGGGACCCCCACACCCACAGTCAGCCATGATAGGATCCCAGGGAATCAGACAGAGGGGCTTGTCTTTGGATAGTCCACTTGGCTATGGACCTGGAAGCATGGCAAACATGCCTTTCTGA
- the bcl9l gene encoding B-cell CLL/lymphoma 9-like protein isoform X3, protein MHPENKLTKHGKQVTSGAQSQIPNVNQQEQQGPASNLGSKGTGPGNHGVKTNQISPGLKSVGGMMKTKSKRERSISVDAGEQKDTLAPVLESDVKEGAIRRKRRCVLEKKQPYSGDEWCSGAETEEEEEKPSSTAHREHVMSCPGQSLSGTVESVSGPGLGCGLGPVLRTDQPPHTSQQVVYVFTTSLANSAAEAVMHGHTDSILLFHQQNVPRTKLDQQCTGVGKLPSLSEQLSSSSTPPMGTPKSQSGTPRPASVGGVIGDHLTGGNTPSSTGQPDSEVTHVHPGATPSHNNCATSHPLGPGGSGPQRVGSQGCGVDGSGIINHPGTGVSPSANPSVLSVHLQGESSQQGGQGSIEGLSKEQLEHRERSLQTLRDIEKLLLRSGAGAGHGDPGGPNSNPNNGSISNNNTDGYQGLEDEENNSGRAGNSCLSDGVPPIRGMKKHEEPLQSIISQTQNLSGPCLDDTLMVRHHTLPPHHHLSSPSGLDMGPVLGPEGLTPEQIAWRKLQEEYYQEKRRRQEMNPHTHPQHFRMMSEMGMPGGPHLMMRGPPPPYHSKPGDQQWGPGPIIGGGMGGNLRMMDMHQEGPRGPRFLGQMQRGPPGGGGYPGSPGSVLPMEGIGSQRSPRPGMGWLDDMAPNMAGVGPFHGCYASGGPGGPSQQMQSGMDRPLTREEMFHIMEKRQLQGLRRLDLEQLSRQQQQSGLGGPRMMDNPGGPGFPNPGMGGGPPSRGDPMEFSSSRTMIGSPIGGGGGPLMRDVVDSPLGGNLNINMNMNLNLHQQQHILAQKLREGPGSEMASPEDNSRIRAAPNGRVGANKVMVHGPDVTLQFPNQGPFPGGQGDGPYLQQSGPEMFRSDQQGTPQIGGNSRLSHMPMNTGHKTDHGQCHPSDLPINVNSIGSPAMPPPHQMKSPPLSQEPSPLMPSPSATGLKSPNQLASTGPPHPPLSATSGAGTPSATPMKSPQIMGSSLGLRSPSGSPGHHKSPAMPVASPRWTASPKTSLASPGGTSNNKGVGNGGSSSTETGISLPPRSSTSTPSSQPPNMPFTSSPDAPPSQNPLSLIMSQMSKYAMPTSIPLYHDAIKTIATSDDEMPTDRLLLPGANIQGNMANHQSTQMLLSSQGSMGPHSSPQSPTGMVLSGNQQLSLDPSGPLLPSPNPIAMPVMMGGGGGHPDGIGPCNMSPMHPPSQMGGFSRMQAPLHSPVGGMGQQYPHPSDDILPSQQMHHLSKGMPNQRPPHPPDSFSSMPIGEGPDLSEVIRPTHTGIPEFDLSRIIPADKPSSTLQYFPKSEAMSQLQQTPHQGHLPHQAPSAQLLKQLSSSGTLQSNTPSSNPHIANLQNMMAEQQLPLQPSHCGLRPGIGMTQGGARSMGPGGVLGPGPICHPGHLMGRTGMSQQQQQHHHQQQAMMANSLLQHQSHMSQGTMTPQQHPHNLIAQQNMMMQAKQRGMPIPGEHFGQQGAVLSPQGPMMGPPHPQSAMIGSQGIRQRGLSLDSPLGYGPGSMANMPF, encoded by the exons GGGAGCATGTGATGTCATGCCCTGGCCAGTCTCTCTCAGGCACAGTTGAGTCAGTAAGTGGGCCTGGTTTAGGATGTGGCCTTGGTCCAGTTCTACGTACTGACCAGCCACCTCACACCTCCCAGCAAGTAGTGTATGTCTTCACCACTAGCCTAGCCAACAG TGCTGCAGAGGCAGTGATGCATGGCCATACAGATTCCATCCTCCTGTTTCACCAGCAAAATGTTCCTCGTACCAAATTGGACCAG CAGTGCACTGGTGTTGGAAAGCTCCCCAGCCTATCAGAGCAGCTCAGCTCTAGTAGCACCCCTCCCATGGGAACCCCCAAATCTCAAAGCGGTACACCTCGTCCAGCTTCTGTTGGTGGAGTTATTGGGGATCACCTTACAGGCGGCAATACTCCTTCTTCCACAGGTCAGCCAGACAGCGAGGTAACCCATGTCCATCCGGGGGCCACACCCAGTCACAATAACTGTGCAACGTCTCATCCATTAGGACCTGGAGGCTCAGGGCCACAGCGAGTGGGGTCCCAAGGTTGTGGAGTAGATGGGTCAGGCATTATAAATCATCCTGGTACGGGTGTCTCTCCCAGTGCCAATCCATCAGTGCTGTCTGTGCACCTTCAGGGTGAGTCCAGCCAGCAGGGAGGACAAGGGAGTATTGAAGGACTGTCTAAAGAGCAGCTAGAGCATCGTGAGCGTTCTTTGCAGACGCTTAGGGACATTGAGAAGCTGCTTCTGCGCAGTGGAGCTGGTGCTGGCCATGGAGACCCAGGAGGCCCAAATAGCAATCCCAACAATGGGTCAATTAGCAACAATAATACTGATGGGTACCAAGGGCTTGAGGATGAGGAAAATAATAGTGGGAGGGCTGGCAACAGCTGCCTTTCTGATGGTGTTCCCCCTATCCGTGGAATGAAAAAGCATGAGGAGCCTCTACAATCCATAATTTCACAAACACAGAATCTAAGTGGACCTTGTTTGGATGACACATTGATGGTAAGGCACCACACCTTGCCCCCTCATCACCACCTGTCGTCGCCTTCAGGACTAGACATGGGGCCGGTGCTAGGTCCTGAAGGACTAACACCAGAACAGATAGCTTGGAGGAAGCTGCAGGAGGAATACTATCAGGAGAAGAGGCGGCGACAGGAGAtgaatcctcacacacacccccagcATTTCCGCATGATGTCTGAAATGGGAATGCCAGGGGGGCCACACCTCATGATGAGAGGTCCCCCACCTCCATATCACAGCAAACCTGGAGACCAGCAGTGGGGACCAGGGCCTATAATAGGAGGAGGGATGGGAGGAAATTTAAGGATGATGGACATGCATCAGGAGGGGCCCCGGGGGCCTAGGTTTCTTGGACAGATGCAGCGAGGACCCCCAGGTGGTGGTGGATACCCAGGAAGCCCAGGTAGCGTTTTACCTATGGAAGGGATAGGGTCTCAAAGATCTCCCAGGCCAGGAATGGGTTGGTTGGATGACATGGCACCGAATATGGCTGGAGTAGGTCCGTTTCATGGGTGCTATGCTTCAGGAGGGCCTGGTGGACCCTCTCAGCAAATGCAGAGTGGTATGGATCGCCCCTTAACACGGGAGGAGATGTTTCACATTATGGAGAAACGTCAGCTACAAGGTCTCCGCAGGTTAGATCTGGAGCAGTTATCtaggcagcagcagcagagtgGACTTGGAGGCCCCAGGATGATGGATAACCCCGGTGGACCAGGCTTTCCTAATCCTGGCATGGGAGGAGGTCCACCTTCACGTGGTGATCCAATGGAATTTTCCAGTTCTCGCACTATGATTGGCTCTCCCATTGGTGGTGGAGGTGGCCCTTTAATGAGAGATGTGGTTGACTCTCCTTTAGGTGGAAAcctaaatataaacatgaacatgaacttgAACCTGCATCAGCAGCAACATATATTGGCCCAGAAATTAAGAGAAGGGCCTGGATCAGAGATGGCAAGCCCTGAGGACAACAGCCGTATTAGGGCTGCACCAAATGGCCGGGTTGGTGCTAACAAAGTAATGGTCCATGGACCAGATGTAACACTTCAGTTCCCCAATCAGGGTCCCTTTCCAGGTGGACAAGGGGATGGGCCCTACCTCCAGCAATCAGGTCCTGAGATGTTCCGATCTGATCAGCAGGGTACTCCCCAAATTGGTGGAAACTCAAGGCTTAGCCATATGCCTATGAACACTGGCCATAAAACTGACCATGGTCAATGTCATCCATCTGACCTTCCCATTAATGTCAATTCAATTGGTTCCCCAGCCATGCCCCCACCTCACCAGATGAAGTCGCCTCCCCTTAGCCAGGAACCTTCTCCCCTTATGCCCTCTCCCTCTGCTACAGGCCTGAAATCCCCCAATCAGTTAGCATCCACTGGTCCACCACACCCTCCTCTTTCTGCAACGTCTGGAGCAGGAACACCTTCTGCCACCCCCATGAAGTCCCCACAAATAATGGGATCATCCCTTGGACTCCGGTCACCATCTGGATCCCCTGGACATCACAAATCTCCAGCCATGCCTGTTGCATCTCCAAGGTGGACTGCCTCACCCAAGACTTCCCTGGCCAGCCCTGGGGGGACGTCTAATAATAAGGGAGTAGGTAATGGAGGGAGCAGTTCAACTGAGACAG GTATATCCCTTCCTCCCAGGAGTTCCACCTCAACACCCAGCAGTCAACCTCCCAATATGCCATTCACCTCTTCCCCAGATGCGCCTCCATCCCAGAATCCCCTGTCCCTTATAATGTCTCAGATGTCCAAGTATGCAATGCCCACCTCCATTCCACTCTATCATGATGCCATCAAGACAATAGCCACTTCTGATGATGAGATGCCTACAGATCGATTGCTCCTTCCTGGAGCCAACATTCAAG GAAATATGGCTAATCACCAGTCCACGCAGATGCTCCTGTCCTCTCAAGGCTCAATGGGACCTCACAGTAGCCCTCAAAGCCCCACTGGAATGGTACtttcaggaaatcagcagttatCTCTTGACCCCTCTGGGCCTTTGCTGCCTTCTCCTAACCCCATTGCCATGCCAGTAATGATGGGGGGTGGAGGGGGCCATCCAGATGGGATTGGACCTTGTAACATGTCCCCAATGCATCCTCCAAGTCAGATGGGTGGATTCTCACGCATGCAGGCCCCCCTGCACTCCCCAGTTGGGGGTATGGGGCAGCAGTACCCCCATCCTTCTGATGACATTCTCCCTTCCCAGCAAATGCACCATCTTAGCAAGGGTATGCCCAATCAGCGCCCACCTCACCCACCTGACTCTTTCTCATCCATGCCCATAGGAGAGGGCCCAGACTTGAGTGAGGTGATTAggcccacacacacaggcatccCAGAATTTGACCTGTCTCGAATCATTCCTGCCGACAAGCCCAGCAGTACCCTGCAGTACTTCCCCAAGAGTGAGGCAATGTCACAGCTGCAGCAGACCCCTCACCAAGGGCATCTACCTCATCAGGCTCCTTCAGCACAACTCCTAAAACAGCTTTCTTCATCTGGCACCCTTCAGAGCAACACACCCTCCTCCAACCCTCACATTGCCAATCTACAGAACATGATGGCTGAGCAGCAGCTTCCCCTGCAGCCATCACACTGTGGCTTACGCCCTGGCATAGGCATGACCCAGGGAGGAGCCAGAAGTATGGGCCCAGGTGGTGTGTTGGGGCCTGGGCCGATATGCCATCCAGGTCATCTGATGGGTAGGACAGGTATGtctcagcaacagcagcaacatcaCCACCAGCAGCAGGCCATGATGGCTAACAGCCTCTTACAGCACCAGTCCCATATGTCACAGGGCACGATGACCCCACAGCAACATCCACACAATCTTATAGCTCAGCAGAACATGATGATGCAAGCAAAGCAGAGGGGTATGCCAATTCCTGGGGAGCACTTTGGCCAGCAAGGGGCTGTCCTGTCCCCTCAGGGGCCCATGATGGGACCCCCACACCCACAGTCAGCCATGATAGGATCCCAGGGAATCAGACAGAGGGGCTTGTCTTTGGATAGTCCACTTGGCTATGGACCTGGAAGCATGGCAAACATGCCTTTCTGA